A stretch of DNA from Strigops habroptila isolate Jane chromosome 1, bStrHab1.2.pri, whole genome shotgun sequence:
TTCTACCCAACATATGATTAAAGCAGTATTACATCCTTTAAAGAACAGCTGAGGTAGGAAAGGTGCCAAGACACAGCAGACTGGTCACACCACCTCAAGGCGTTCTGCGTAAGATTGAGTGGGGTAGTACACACAGAAATGAGAGACACTACATGCCCCCAGCAATTTTAAGGTGCTCTATCCCATCCTTCCTCTTGAGGGACATGACTCATTTTAGTTTGAAAGTAGGTGTcctctcatttttaatttttctggaaGTTGTTTACCAGGAACCATAGGCTGAACTTACAGAACATCTTACAGGGTAGTAattgggaagaagggaaaagagaataaatccTTGGTTCCCTTTAGAGTATAGTGCAAAAGTCTCTAGACTTTTCCTTTACCTATAATGTCTAGAAATGTACTTTATAACAAAAGGCGAATGTGGAAGTTCTCCAGTAATCACATGGCTCCTAGAGCTGGAGCCTTCGGCTCATCAGATATTACAAGATATGCAAAAAATCACATCCCATGCATCAAAAGGGTTGGTAACACCTGAGTTAACATCCATACCTGATCTCTGCCAGACCAAGAGGCATGTGACACTGAAGCATGTGGACTGTCTCATCCCTTTCCCCATTGGACAAGCATCCATCTTGCAGCAAAAAATGTCACGGTCCTTGCCCACTAGCACCCGTGCCAGCAATATTAGCAAACAGACCTCAGAGACTGAGCTCCCCTTTTAATCGCAgaagttgctgttttctttcagtgtcagTAGTTGTTGTTCCAGCCCAGGCTTTCTACATGTTATTCCTGGACTAACAAAACCTTGAAGTGCTGCTTGCCCTGCAATACCAAATTTATGGATGAGGAGACAACTTCAGTCTGCCAGGTGATAATTTGGCATTCTTACGTCAGTGCTAAAATCCTTACAGCTGTAAATATTTAGTGAATATGAAATGTACTCATATACTCCAGCTAGCACATTACCATATGAATAAATCTAACCTTAAATAAATCATGTGCTCTCCATCTTTTGTTCAGTTTATAAAATTCTTGCTTCTTGCTCTTAGCTTTCTTAGCTTAATACGGCTATTCAGAAGCAGAGTGATTCGTGGTTTGCcttgatttctgttttaatacagcatttttcttcttatatttcACCTCTTACAGCTTTTGCAAAGTTTAGGTTTGTTAGAACAAGAACAGTGAGGGCATTAGGACCAAGAGAAAGACGCACACATTGCTCTGTATTATGTCTGGCAAAGTGCTTCCTGACTGAGTGCCGCAGTTATGTGTGAAACAAAGTCAGGGACCGACTAGTTCTCATCTGTTGATCACAGTTAACTTGAAGCCTCTGAACGGGGGAGAGCTGTCAGATCTGCTTTCAGAGATAAGGAGCTTCAATCCAGGCAGCCACTGAAAACTTTGAAGAAACAGGATCTACTCTGGAAGGAAACTataaaaaatggaatttcttttaacttagaatttataaagggaaaaaaaaaaaatccaaactttaCTTACTCTTTTCGTCAGATAAACATGTGCTTTCCTAACTAAGCTGGGACTCTGTATCATAAAGGATCTACTTTTTCTCCCTGGATCCATGCTACGTTTTATTACAGTAAGTGCAATATTAATAAGAATGTTATATTTTGTCTGTAAATAGAGAGGAAAGCATGAAACGGCATCAGTGAAATGTGAGGGGAGCAAAAAAATCCTCTTGGCAGATAGTGAAAACCAGGGCTTTGCTGCAACCCGAGGACCAGAGTCTGAGGAAGATCTGAGTAATATTTAACATGACCATCTGTATCATTTTGTCACCAACAGTATGTTCTTGAGGAAGAAGTGCAGATATGGATCACGTAAGCTGCAGTTTCTCTTGTTGTTGCTGATGCTGGGCTTTTTGCTCCTGATGGTTACAACGCTGAATCCACCACCCAGCAACCAGAGCAAGGAAGGGACTTTCCAGCCTGTGGAGTTCAACCCCCGGGAAAGGTATCAGGTGGACTTTGCGGAGACCCAAGAGATGCTGGAGACCCAGGAGGAGAGCCAGCAGTATTACCCTTTGGATGGGCTGTCACCTTTCATCTCCCTGCGGGAGGACGAGTTGATCGTGGCCGTCGTGTCGCCCACCGGCAAGAAGAACCACAGCAAGGCCAGGAAGGGCTATCGAGtggtgaagcagcagagcaggcgGCCggaggggaaggcagagggagaCCCCGagtcccagctcctgccccttccTCTGCAGGCTGCGGGGGAGCTCGGCCTGGACACCCATGGCTTTAACGAAGCGCTCAGTGAGCGGATCTCTCTGCGCAGGGAGCTGCCTGAGGTACGACACCCGTTGTAAGTAAAACAGCCTATTTCATTTCTGAGAGAAAACTTGTCTCTTGTCGCCGTCCCCCTGAacctctccccttcccagccccGCGTCTTTCCTATCCAACTCTCCGCTCCGCTCCGGCTAACCCTTTCCCGGCGCTGTGTGAGGAGCACTCCCGGTTCCCCACACCCAGGGGTGCTCCCAGCCTCCCTCCGCCTCCCCGGCCCCGCACCCGGCGGCAGCCCGAGAGGCCCCAGCCGGGTCCCGGCTGCCCAGCCGCGGCGCTGGCACACAGCCCCCGCGCTGCCCGGGGCGGCGGCAGGTGCTGCCGGAGCCCGCACGGCACACCGGTGGTGCTTCCAGGAGCCGACTGCCGGCAACAGCGCAGGGGGACCGGGACGGGGGTGACGGCAGCTACGGCTTCCCGGGGGCGCTGGGTCAGAAAGGAGGGTACGAACGAGGGCAGTGCGCCCGGCTGAGGGCTGCGGTACCTGCGCCTCCCGCACCCCTCCCCGCGGGCACCGGGCACCGGGCGGCTGGGCCCGGCACGACCCGGCCCGGCCCGTCACCACGGCGACGCGGCGCCCTGAGGGCGGGAGGGCGGGCGGCAGTGCCCCCTGCCGGTGGCCGCGGGCGGGACGCCCTCCGCCGCAGCAGGTGCGGGCAGGGGAGCGCTCTGTGTGCCGCGGGACCCGCGGGTCCTCGGCGTtgtctgcctgcctgtctgctggggctggggacgGCGAACGGCTTGGGCGTGCGGGGTTGTCAAGCAGGAAAGGCGGCTGCCCGGTTCGGCCAGGTCCCTGGCCCGCTCTGCAGCGGGGGGACTCACGGAATCACAGGACcattagggctggaaaggacactggagatcatccagtccaaccccctgccaaggcagggccacccagagcaggttgcacaggaACGTGTCCTGgcgggttttgaatgtctccacagagggagactccacaacccccctgggcagctgttccagtgctctgccacacTCAAcataaagttcttcctcatgttgaggtgaaacttcttgtattttagtttatggccattgctccttgtcctgtcgctgggcactactgaaagagtctggcaccattCTCCTAGTACCTATCTTTGAGATATTTctatgcattaatgagatcccctctcagtttcctcttctctaggctaaacAGGCTCAGCTCCCACAATCTCTcttcataagagagatgctccagaccaCTGATCACTCTTGTGGCCTccgctggaccctctccagtagctccttgtctttcttgtaccAAGGAAcacagaactggacacagtactccagatgtgacctcaccagggctgagtaGAGGGGTAGGATCACATCCCTCGACCTGCTTAGCTGATCCTTGTGGAGCACAGCTGTAGCAAGCATTCGTGTCTGAGATGGAGGAACTGCCATTCGTGtcctttctgtcattttagGATCAATGATCTAGGTCTTGCAGTGTCACAGGCAAAGCATTACACGGAGCACTACAAAGTGTTTGTTCTTGGAGCACTCATGCTTCACTCCTGCTATCAGTGCCGTGGTGCAGCTGGTTGGGAATAGCTTCACAGGCTCAGTAGCTgtgctgtccccagccctgctctgcccaggcaCTCAATGCTACACTGCGAGTGGCCACCCCTCCGCTTCCCACTGCTACGACTCGTTCTAACGCTCAAGCGATCTCCTCATAGTGGGCccctgccagggctgtgggGTCCCTGGGCTTACGGGCTGATGACGAGTCAGTAGCTGGGGCTTTCAGCTTTTGCAGTATAACAAGTGACCCGACAAACACTGAAAGGAAACTCCTGGGAGGAAGCAAGGTGGAGATTGGTGTGTCTGACCAGACCTGCCAACACCACTGTGGctagcagcagccaggctgtaAGGCCACAACAAACAAGTGTTGCATGTGAAGCCCCACATGTTACATTTGAACCCTATGTGTTATATTTGAAACCTGGAGACTTGGGACCCGGTTATTCCAACTGCTCAGGAGGGGCCATTCATCACACCTCTTACAGATGGGCTGAGGTATGCCtatggagaaggaaagggatgTCAGTGGCAATCTTTTTCGCTTGCCTACTGTAACAAAAGCTATTGTAGCTTTCCTCCAGTGGAAAGATGCATCAGAAAACTTAGAAGTTAAGACACAGAGtgtatataataataatttttctagtGGTCATTTTCACATGTTTAAAGACACCTGGTGTCTCTGATTTAAGGGGATAATcttaaggaaagagaaatgaaactgtTTTCCATGCTTGCTGATTAGGTTCAGTGCTAATTTGGGTAATTCCTTTGAATAATGAAATGCTGAataatttcagttctttttcacCATGCTTCACTGGCAACTCTTTGAACTATGTGATGTTCAAAGGAGGAATGATGACCCTGCCTGTGATGTGAGCCAAAAACCAGTTTTACTTTGGCAGCTGACAGGCCATCCAACAAGAGACAGGTTTAGTTAATTCTACTCTTGGTGAGATTTAAGGCATGGTCTCTTGGATGGCTTTTCCTGTCTGACTAGTTACAGACCAAAGAGCTATCAACACCACAGCATATGCAGCCCAGGTTGATCTGGGCTTTGCAGTTGTTCAGATCTAAATCCAGATCATAAACCTGCAGCAGACTCTAAGCCAGTGCTGTCCTTCATGGCACAACACACAAACCGCAACGATATTTTTTAGCGATAATTTATTTGGGGGGGTGAGTTGTGTCTAACTCACAACTACATCACAAAAGTTTTATAGCAGTGTAAAATGAGAGCAAACCGGTGATGAATCAGATTGTCTATTATTACTCTATTCTGATTGAATCATGCTGTTCCTAATAACGTCTGATATTACTTAGTCAGAGAGAACCCAACCAGTTAGAAGCATTTCAGTGAGTTAGCTCCATGGAATGAGTCTCATTTCACTTGAAATTGACAGCCCACGAACAAATATCCTCACCTGGAAAGTGCTACTTATACCTCTCTCACCTGACCCCAGCATCTAACATAACCCACTTCTCTTTGCATGCCTTTCCAGGTGAATGTTTTATGCTACTTCTCAGAAAGTAGATGCATAAAACGGTCTCTTCCAGCACTCCTACTGATCTCAAAGTAAAACATCCCCTGACAAATGAATCAGGTGCCTTGTTTTTCCACATTTACTTTGAGTACTAGTTTTGACACAGACAGGATTTCTGGGTGAAGCAGCTTAATAACTTGTCCAGTTGTATTAGAAAGTTGTTCTTCTACACTGAGGGTCATCCTCAGAAGTACCTTCATCCCTCAGAGTGCTTTGTGCTGCTATCAATCGgtccagctgctgctgacaccCTCTTGTAACAGTGGACTCAAATCAGGCCTGCCATGTGACTTCTATGATGGAGGTTCTGCCTGAGAAACAAAGATCTGTTCTCCTCACTTGGGCTTGAGTGTCAAACATATCCACGCAAAGACAAACTCACAATGTATCTAAAAAGGTTTTGAGTTTCATTACAAAAGCATAGCTTCCACTTGAGTGCTGTTGGGAGCTGAATCTCAACGAGACATTTTCCTGAAGGTGAGTGGGAGTTGCAGTTGGCAGTGCCTTCGCTGTGTCAGAATTGCTCTCCTGTTCATTGCGGCATGTGACAATTCCTTATTTTTCACAAACTGGATTAAATCACTATGTCTCCTGTCAGTCACAGCCTTGACTTTTTGAAATGCCAACTTATGATGGACAGTCTATGAAACCGCTTCAAATTACAGGGAATGTATTTCTGTATACCAGTAcccttttgcatttttctgaagattAGATATCTCTATTGCAAGTCTTTGCCAATCTCCATGGCAACTAAACACTCACAACCTAGGTTATGTATTCAAGTACAGttattttcaattcttttcCAATTAAGATTCCACAACAGCCTGATTTTCTTGCCATAACCAAAGTACAAGCAAAAAGGCATTGTAGCATTATGGTGGAAAATATAGGTGCTTAATAGCTGTACTGAATAGTCCTGGTTGTAAGCTGCCTGGTAGTAAAAGGACTGCACCAGATCTTCacttttcttaatttcctctggATTCTTCtgcctgaaaatacaaatacttcCAAGTCATGAAAGtattctcttctccatcctgctgaaaatggaaacaattaCCCCATATGAAATTGTGAAATAACAGCTTTGCTGATTACAGAAAATCAGTAAACCAAGGACAACATGGATTCATTGCAATGTAAAAATCATCAAGAAAATCTCTCTTTATGCAAAAAGGTATCAATGTGAAATATTATAAActataataaattattataacTGTGCTCATTTAAAATTGATATTCCTATGGTTTACCTAtagtattcatttatttttatttgttattaaatCATTCACCTATGGTTTCCTTTAAATGATAAGCAGCTTTGTGTCCTGGATAGCGTCTAGCATCATAGGGCCTCAGTCTATGAATAGAAGCACTAAGTAAAATGGTAATAAACATAGAAATAGTAAAATTATATCCCTTACATGAGCTTCTGCTGAGTAGCTAATTGTTTAACAACCACTGTAAAAGCTGTATGAGGATTTGCTTGGCAGtacaaaaatgctgaaatagcAATGGGCCACATTCAGCCAATTCTGTAATTCCTCGAAGAAGCTCTTGCTGCTAGAGGTTAAGCGAGTTAGGAAACAGAATAACTGCTactcaggaaatgaaaagattttaaaatgtgttttctaatgtGAGCAAAGCAGATACAGATGCACATTCTCTGCATCTCCACAATGGGCATTTGAAGGCCTTTACTGGAAAATGTGCATCCTTATGCCAGTATAGTGTGTCTGGTGCCTCTGAACCAAGGCTGGTacatcagaaaacactttttgttGTGAATGCGATTTGTAGATCCTTTACTTACATTAATGAAACACTCACTGTTTGATGAGGGTTTATAATTTTCATATACTGTGAGGGTGAATAGGGAGTGTTTTTCAGTCTTAAATGCTTGAGCTGTCAAAGCAACATCTGATTCACAGTAACATTGATGGAAGTTGCTTCAATGTCATGGGTGAAATCTTGGCCCTATAGAAAAATGAGGAGCCCTGGGCCCCAGCTGGCATTCTGGAGCATCGCTAGGAACGCCATTCAGGGAGTGACCCATGAAACCGGGTGTCTTGCAGTAGATTGTGTCTGTACCTGAAGTTGTAAGTAGCAGAATATGGCACAGAAAGAATCTGCCCAGCTGGAGCCTCATTCATCAGTGATTCATCAGAAAAAGCAACGTGTACaaatttaataatatatttacTGTCTTAAATATATCTTAAATGTATCTGTATTGGTTTTCATTGCCCATGTAAGGAtccatttctttcctgtacAGGACTGAGATATTGGTTTCCTCCACTAGGATCATGGTCAGGCAGTGCACAGGTATACTGATCTGTTGTGCAGATGAATTATTTTACTTGTTAGTCTTAAAGGTactgcatttcagtttgctaTTTTCTCTGTTACTTGAGAAAATGTGGAAATCGGTAGAGGCTGACTGACCTGCTTTATCTCCTTCTCTGCTTTGTCTAATTACCTTTTCggttttcctttgccttctgGACCATTACTGTTTGACCTCTGTGTTTTGAGGCAGTCAGAGCAGAAGAAAGTATCCCAGAACACAGTaaaactttcctcttttttgtattttaatttttacagtgtCATTCCCGTATTTTCACTTTATATTCCAGTCTTGGACACCTTAATACTCCCTTTTTTTCATTACAAGTTACCTGAGATCTTTAAACTGGTTTCCATCCTTGAAGGTTTTGGTATAGCTTTCAACTTTGCTCTGAGAAAAAAGTACCCAGTTGTACCAGTGTTTCCAGCGTCTCCTTCATCTGATCCTGTGCAGGTGCCTACAGCAAGAATACGACTCCAGTCTGCCTACTGCCAGTGTCATCATTTGTTTCCATGATGAAGCCTGGTCTACTCTGCTGAGAACCGTGCACAGCATTATGGACACAGCCCCAAAAGCCTCCCTCAAGGATATCATCCTGGTTGATGATCTCAGCCAGCAAGGTATCCCCCATTTCTCTGTATGTGAGctctttttccaaagcttcaGGGAAGAAACTGTCCTCCTCCAAGAAGTGCATGAGGAGAGTAGAAGGAAAAGAGGACCCTCAGGAAGAGAGCTAAGCAGAGCCCTGAGCTGGCTGCCAGGTTTCACTCTTCCATCCCTAGAATTCAGCTTAGCTTTTCaatttgtaaatacatttctcttttttcccccatcatTTCCAATCACCCTGAACgttttgactttaaaataaagtcaTAGTATGCAAATTTTAGTCTTCCCACTGGACCAGATCTGCTGTCATAATTTCCAGACTTGGACTTTGGCTGAATCATAGAGTGGAAAACTCCACATTGCTGAAGCAATCCAAGAGCCTGGGAAAGCCAAACACCTGTGGTGTCTCATTCTGATCTGTGCCTTTTATGAGATTATGAGAACATCCACCTATTGCTGAAAACAGGAGAGGAGGCTGTAAAGTTTCGCACAGGAATAGCTTCATACCTAGTGAATCTCAGTTTCCATTAGTCTCTACTTTGGCATTTTGCTGCTATGAGAATATTTGGAACCTGGCCTGCTTGGCCATGTAAAACAAATGCCCCCAAAGCATTTTACCGGCAAGAAGTAGCATCTCCTActaatttgcttttctgtaacagCTTGAATCAAAgctaaaacatttcagtgacCATTCTGTTTCTGACAGGGCCCCTGAAATCAGCTCTGAGTGAATACATTTCTAAGCTGGATGGTGTGAAACTTATCCGGAGCAACAAGAGGCTTGGAGTCATTCGAGGTCGGATGCTAGGAGCTGCACGGGCAACAGGGGATGTGCTCATCTTCATGGATTCACACTGCGAGTGTCAGAAGGGCTGGCTGGAACCCCTCCTAGCCAGGCTGTCCAGCAACCGGTAAATATCCTCCTGACCTTGGAGCTTCTTCATATGCCAATTTCTGCTGAAAGAGATGTACTTGGGAAgctttgggtatttttttaatcctctctGGGTTACCTTCTTCCTTCTGGTCACATCGCTTTTATTTTCTACCTTATCACCACAAGCATCACTCTGATGCGTGGGAAGCAGGGTAGGTCGCACAGCTGATAACCCTCACTTCACACCCAGCATCACTAAACTGTCAGAGTTTGTAACCATTTAGAACTATAAGAATGCTTTCTGGTGGTCTGAATTAAAAAGGTTGCAGTCTCAAGCTGTTTGCAAATTGGCAAACAGCCACCAGAGAAACTACTGCaagacttcattatttttactttttagctGTCTCAGTGATGAAATCAGGGATGAAATGCTTTGTCCTCCTGAGCCAGTTTGGCTACATATCAATGTCACCTGTGCTGTCTGTGAAGATACAGATTCATATTTTCTGAGTTTTTCATGTTTAGGTTGGTGCTTGGCCCTGCTCTTTAAGGTACAGTTGAGCTCATCTATGCAGTTCCCAAGTCTTTCAAAGAGATTAAATCACTGCAAATGCTTCAAGAATTACATAGCAGTAAATCCTTCATTAAATGGGCttttctgagagagaaaaaattttACATTAACATCTCTATCATTACCTATAagccatttggaaaaaaatgaattgctAGAGagagtaaaattaaaaaacctcaaccTTTAAAACTCTGACCAGACTGTTAAATAGTCATACTAAAGACCTCCACAGGCTCTTCCCAGATGCTGGAACAAGCTGCTTTCATGGCTGATTATGTTTGCTTATAAGAGAATTAACAGGAGTTTTTTAGAAATTATAATTTGGataaaaacagtaataataCTGAAAGCAAGAGTAATGCTGCCCTAGGATGTCAGGAATATTCTTTCGTAAAAGGTCCTCCTTGGAAAAGCAGATTGGTTTTTTGTCTGCTGACTTATTAGATGGCTTATTACGACTATGCTTCATGATTCTTCTGCCTTGAGCTATAGTCTATTGTTGATGTTCATGCAAAACTCTTATCTGTATCAAATGTCCTTATTCAAGGTTGTATTACTGAAATTAAGAGGGTTATAGAAAGTTAGGACCCCACCACAAGTGTGGTGATTCACTGTCAAAAATTATCCCTTTTGAGGGAATGCAAAGCCACCAAGCCTACTATTGCTCTGAGATTTCATGAGAAAGGGATTCTCTTGCTCTATAGGGCCCATATGCTCATTCA
This window harbors:
- the GALNT15 gene encoding polypeptide N-acetylgalactosaminyltransferase 15 isoform X3, yielding MRRQLQSASMFLRKKCRYGSRKLQFLLLLLMLGFLLLMVTTLNPPPSNQSKEGTFQPVEFNPRERYQVDFAETQEMLETQEESQQYYPLDGLSPFISLREDELIVAVVSPTGKKNHSKARKGYRVVKQQSRRPEGKAEGDPESQLLPLPLQAAGELGLDTHGFNEALSERISLRRELPEVRHPLCLQQEYDSSLPTASVIICFHDEAWSTLLRTVHSIMDTAPKASLKDIILVDDLSQQGPLKSALSEYISKLDGVKLIRSNKRLGVIRGRMLGAARATGDVLIFMDSHCECQKGWLEPLLARLSSNRNSVVSPVIDVIDWKTFQYYHSVGLHRGVFDWKLNFHWEPVPEHEEKVRQSPISPIRSPVVAGAVVAMDRHYFQNIGAYDSDMTTWGAENLELSIRTWLCGGSVEIIPCSRVGHVYRNHFPPAFSYEDAIVRNKIRIAETWLGPFKENFYKHDTVAFLISKAEKPDCSERLQLQTRLGCRNFQWFVSNVYPELSQPEDTPRFSGKHKPLLTALQYWCWLLCRLQTWKSHCRRLY